From Rhododendron vialii isolate Sample 1 chromosome 7a, ASM3025357v1:
ATGCCTTCCTCTTGTTTATCCAAGGCTTCTTGCTATTTCCTATCCCCCTGTTTTCATTGTTTTCGGATATCTGCTCTACTTCATCTGGGTATTTTCTTCTAGCTTCGTGCTCTGCTAAGTCGATGCAAGATTCAAGTTCTCCTACCCTTCCCTCAAGTTCTTTCAAGTATTCTATTGTGTCACCAAGGATTGTTGCTTTGTCAACCTGCACAAGCATGAGGAATAAGATTAACATTTTCCAgtttttctcctcttcttttgtGCTGTGCGTTTTTCCATGTTTTTCTATATCTTAACCTCTGACTAGCAGCAGACAATGTGAAATGCTGAGGACTCAAAGTAATATTCCATCACCCCAAGAAAATTGTGTAAATCTCGAAAATCTACTTTTAATGACTAAAATTAGCAATAGATGGAACTTGAATTACCTTGGTAGTAGCAGGAATCATCGATTTGAGGACCAAAAACTTCTCATTCTCTATTCCTTCATCTGACAAAGCATGTTGCACGCTCATCCGATCACTTTCTTGTTTCAACTTAAGTGAGAAACCATGCAGTAGAGGGACATCAACTAAGATCTTCTTTAACATCTGCTGTGGCACCCGTGGTCTATGGCCATTTCTGATTTCTCCTTTCTTCCAACTCACAAAGCTAGACTTATAATCCCAGCTATGGAAGAAAAGGTTATCAAGTAACCGGTACGAATTTCTCATCAGAACAGCAGATAGAGTTCTTTTGTAGTGCAAGTCATCATCAGTTCCAATGTCCAAGGATCCAAATTTCATATCATTCCCTTCTTGAAGTTCTTTCAATTTATTCTTGTCGCCCTTGGGAGGAGAAATAAACTTTTCTTGGTTCACAACAACTTGAGATATGCAGTCACTAGAATTCATGGAAACTTGAACACAGTTGCTAAAATCATCGTTTACATTTTCAAGGAGGAAGGAGTCTTCTGTCTGGTGATTGTGTTCACACCCATTTGAACATTCATCAGGAGAACCCATGGTCAAATTATCCTGGGTATTTTTTTCTAAGTCATTTAGTCCCTCCTGATCAAATCCCATATCTTCAGCTGGGGAATAGAAACTCTCCAACGAAATTGTATTTACCATCTCATGATCAACGTTGGCATACATGAAGTCTGCATCATCGTCTCTGTGGGAAGGACCAGAAGAAGATTCCTCACAGCAAACGGGCTTTGAAAACTCTAGTAGCGAAGTCTTGATGTGCTGAATGAGACTAGGGTCTTCCAATACCTTAGGACAACAAAAATATAGCAGAAATAGTGATTTTTGGTATAATTCATATAGCATCAGATGCATCTTCAGTACATAAAGTGGTAAATCCAGTAATAGAACAGAAATTACCAGCTCCGTCACGCCTAGCTCGATGACTCCACCCAAATGGGGAAAACAGATGACAGTCTGCAATAAATCAAGTGTCATTGTGGTAGACTACTAGAAATAAGATTCTTTTATGAAAAGCTTTTGCATggtaaaattactaaaaaaaatggttttagcGGATAGTTATGATTTGACTATAACTATGTAAGTTGCCAATAAAATTAACTTAGTACTATTTACTCCCACCAGAGGACATAACAATTATTACGGATCTTCTTTAGTATCTTATCGTGTTTGTGTATCACAGAAAGATGCATCCTTTCATGTGGAATAGAGTTTTGGCTTTGTTTTTCCTCTAGTACAGACTTTAAGAGAGGTGTCTTTTTTAGCTTTTACAGTGAATTTCATGAACAGAGCCAGAGCAGACGTTGAGACGAAATGGATCCACAACTTCAATCAGCAAAACACAAGGACCATACCTCCGCAAGGAAATTTCTTTTCCTTAaaactgagtatccattaacgGCTCACAACAGAAACAAATTCTTCACTGCTTGTTTGATTGATTACGTGCAGCCACAAACGTCCTTGTGTGCACTTGTGTGCACATGCGCGTGTATGTGTGTGCTTCTAAACTTGTGTTACTACCAACAGAAATAGGGGTTTACCTGAATAGATGCACTCTGAGGTCGATGCAGGTGCGAGTCCAATCAtttggaaaaggaagaaaattagACCATCACTGTTAGTTAACTAGTAGAAAGTCTAATGAGCTAAATCCCGTACACAAGTAAACAAGCTGAAATTGGAACCAAATCTAAAACAGATCCTAGCCTGGGAAGAACCGACCTTGGCTAGAAGAGAGCGAGAAAACACTTTGCTATCAGCACTGTGAGCATTGCATAACCAGATAGCTTGACCATTTGCTAAAGCCCTTCCTGGCAAACTACACAACAATTTCGTCAAAACTGATCATCATCTTAATAGCATGGAGTGAAACACACCCAAACGATCAAAGATTAgttactccaattttttttatttagtggAAGGGCAAGAAGTGTTAGTTGTTAGTTGTAGATAGTGAGGGTTCAACCTAAGTCTTATGCATGGGAGTACAAGGTGTTTAGCATTGGGCTACCACTCCCTTCATTGGTTACACCATTGTATTTGCAAGTTACTATACTTCCGCTTCATATGAAAAAATGAGGTAGACACAAGATTTTACAGAGACTTAGAAATTCTAAAACTGAGTCTATAACGATATTTCATCTTTCCTGCAGTGCTTGTTTCTGTTTAGTTCAGTTTCAGCAGAAATAAGTTTCACAGCCACAAAGAAAGGAGAGAATTTTCAGAAGAGAGTTTACCCTTGGCCGGGGTTGAACACAAAAGACATGCAAACCAAGTAATACCACTCTGCATCTGTGAGATCATCTGGAGAGAGTGCAGCTGAAGGCATATTAGCTTGTTGATCACTTTCCTCACCCTCTAAGAGACACTCGTAAAGCTCTTTCAGTTGCTCACTCCTCTGCAAACCCATTTTATCTGGTTTAAGTTCCATGGCTGGCACCGTCTTCCTCGTCCTTATTTCTCCGTTGTAGTACCCATCACCCCATTCCAGTACCCTTAACAAAATAACAAGGAACATATTTTCTCAGGTAAGCATGAGGAACTCCAACGTAATAAGGCATTTAGGTGTACTTTCATTTAACCAAGGagatgtttgtttgctttcacatgaaaattgttcattttcctATAAAAGCATTATCCTATGTTCGGTGTGATTCGTGTGAAGCTACTTTTCTTTCAATCTCATTCTTCATTTGTTCAAAgaaattggttttttttaaggaaaaatgacAGAGGAATTGCATGTCAGACGCAAGACAAACAGTTGAGCTATGCTGCCTATGAATCAGTTAATAGTTAGGATCTCAGTTCTGGAGCAATATAAATGTAAAATGTTATTAATTTCTACATTTTCAGATTAGCAAGAACCAAAACTAGtgccgataaaaataaaaaaataaaaaagaaccaaaactaGTTAGGGAATGCAACTTAACTTGGCTTTAAACCTTTTGGTAAATAAACGTAtttcaatataaatataaaatgtTATTAATTTCTACATTTTCAGATTAGCAAGAACCAAAACTAGTTATGGAATGCAACTTAACCTGGCTTTAAACCTTTTGGTAAATAAACGCATttcagacacacacacacacacaaaaaaagaaagaagaacctAATGAAAGCAAGTGGACCTCACCTGGTCCAATTTTTCCTATCATCAAAAAACAGCCCTATAATAAGTGAATAGCAACATTGTATTTATAATCTGCAGCACAACAGCATTGTAACATTTGCTGGAAAAAAAAGGCCATAAATGAGCAGGGAaatcatctctttttttttttttggaatgggaAGCATTTATGATGAGCATGCTTAATTACAGCTTACTCTTTCCAGATCTGGAAATTTATGCAAAACCAGCAACAGAAACTAAAGAAACAGAATGTGTAATGACATAACCGGACAAAGAAGACTATAAATAGAGCACTAAAACAAGTAAACCACACCCTTCTTGTTTAGTTGACATTGCCCAGAAAATTCCATAGCTCCACTGCACGCTCCTAACAGCAACAGCAAGCTGCCTTCTCAGATTTTCTGGCACCCCTTGCTGGTTTTGTGCCCCTTTGGCCATTCTCCAACACATAAGCCTAAAAACCCAAGtcacaaattttaaaacaacCCATTACTCAGTAAGtcaaaaaaagcaaaaacaaaaactataaAAGCCATTCTAAAGGAGAACTTTAGGATTTTCTGAAGTAGCTTTAGTTCAGCTTTTGGGGTAAAGATAGAAAACCAAGATCAGAGTTTTCATAAGCATCTGATGTTGAGAATAGAAAAAAGTCATCACCCACATTGAAAAAggggaaaggggaaaaagaaagacaatgTTTTGTGGGGAAGAAAGTAGATTAGATAGAGACTATCTAGCAAAAGAGCACATAAGAAACTCACTCTGGGATTTATTTTTGAGATGGGTTTCTTCTTAATCATCCATTTCTTCAATCAGATCCAGCTCTGAAGCTGAAAAGAAGAAGACCCAGTTGCTTTTTATGGTGGGGTGAAGAGGATAGCAATGGCAGAATGCAAATTCTATTATTTATCAGCTGCATAATAAGTTCTCTTGTTTGGGAGCTCTTAAAGGCAATTCTTTCACGCTTTTTTTCCAGCAATTTTTTCACCTCAAACAGTCAAATTCTCATAGGGgagttcggacaaataagtcatttttggcttattttttgtttttattcaaatttttttcgtatcacttggcttattgtcatttttttgaagattatttcATCTTCACgtcaagaggaatttaaaaagtaaaaaattttgaccgaaattcaattttttttgaataaagacgaaaaaaaatcaataagccaattttttcgtctttattcaaaaaaaaattggatttcggtcaaatttttttactttttagattcctcttatcgtgaggatgcaataatttccaaaaaaatgacaataagccaagtgatacgaaaaaaaattgaataagaacaaaaaataagccaaagtggcttatttgtccgaacatgGTGCTgttacactttcttttttttttaaaaaagtaattttaaactcaaatataccaaaccaaaccaaaccgagtcttatgtcccaatcacttgaggtcggctacatgaatccgtttcctcaaatataataaaaataaaaaaatattttttttgcaccgtttaaaatatctcaatgagatcaaTCAAACAAGGTccatattggtaagaaaattatttacgtcaACAcatatttttgagcttgaaattaccacTTTTCTAAAGTTCATTTTTAAAGaactggaacggagcctaaagcaTAAGAAAACCCCCTCAACAAACCCAAATTAATAGAGTAAAGTTTACACATCCACATGCCCTCtcatgaaaaattattcagtgctaaGTAATGCCCAAGCCTCTCTCGCACTGTACATTGATGCGGTGCCTAAGGCTAAGTGTATGAATTCTTCGTCAAAATGTGATGGATGAGGTATTTGGAGCATCATTTAACGATGTGACATGGGTACTCAGTAATCTCTCCCTTTTCATATAGGAGTATTTTGTTTGAATCAAAATATGCCTTTTCAATGGACGCATGTTTTGTATCGCATCGGTTAAAAAAATGCCAagtcagaggagagagagaaagaaagatacAGTACTAAAATACAGTGGtagtaatttattttctcatttccatttccatttccattttggATTCTGGTTGTCATACGTCGTTCACATGAGCTTGTCCGCGTCCTGACGTCCAATCAACAATTTCCTCAATTTAGGGACACCGAAAtctttttgaggaaaaaatattttacagagTGAATAGTAATTTACGGAGATGAATCGTGTATGTTCAGTGTGTATTGGATGATccgaattttaataattttttttccgaaaaagagttaattagttaattaaaaTTTGCACCGTTCAATACCGAAAAAAGACGATTTGGATCAAACGGCTCTATAAATTACCTCTTTAAAGTTGCTTCGCGAATAAGTCATACCCAATCTTTTTTAGCAATAATGCAGGAAAGTGAAGTGTGTGGGATCGGAATCTATCAATGGATTCAGATAGCTGCGGACCTACAAGTGTTTCACGGACGGGGGCTCAGTTCGAGTTCAAAATTCTTTAAAATCAAATTGGAAATCAAAATTAAGATCAAATTACACAAATTCGAATAGAGATCCCTACCATCGATTTTTTAGCACCTCTAGAAgacaaaactgttcaaaacgACAGGGATGAAGATAACTTGAATATGGGCTGAGGGCCAATATTAAAAGTGAGGACAAAGTCTACTTTGACCCATGTGGTTATCGCCGTGTGTGGATACCTCCTCTCATGGTTAAAAACTGACCACATAGCCTacctgtgattttgaaaatgtgcgaaTAGGCCccatgccgtcatgttttccatccatattaacggacacaacattaaaagaccgatatatcCTCGTCATGTctcttgatttttcttcttttttaaatctaaccacatcATCCcatataccaaaaattgaatccaaaccgttgatattgtaaattttgacaagtactacatctatgccaaaattcaagtaaatcaaaaaatgaaaagctcatggtcaaatcgattttgttatgaaattaaaatttcaaatttgaagaatttactaaaaattagatcactcgattattgatgtctgatcgagatgattttttacagagatacactattttttatttaatacattatgaacgactcagattacattttagaggcgtgtgagatacacctccgttaatatggatgaaaaacataACGGCAAGGGGTCTatctgcacattttcaaaaccacaggtaggttatgtgctcagttttgaaccatgaggaagctatccgcacatggcgataaTCACGGgaggtcaaagtggactttgccctaaaAGTAACCCAATAGGTTTCGAAGACCGAAAactaaataaatttcaaaatttgtttaaagGCACTGATTTTAGTCTTTagaaacaaccaaacaaaaccattcAAAAGCTAAGGATGGTAGTGCCAGGGTTGGCCGATTGTTGTGACCTTAATCACATAACTGActatttctttccatttttactTATGTTGTGCTTTCAATTATTGCTCTTGCGAATtttatcaatttaaaaaatatttgaaagacATTTTCACGCTTTCACTCTCTTTTACAATCTCACGCGTGTATTCTTTGACTTATGTTGCTCCTCCATCGACATGAAACGTTTCActtcctatctctctctttttttccaaaaaaactactactactactatataaCATAGTGCATATTTGAATCTCATCCATCGGCCCCGTTTTGTTAAAGAAAATAAGTAGTAATTATCTTTgtaattaaatgtgatgtattatgagagaatcacatgtctcataaaacgaaaaataagtacgtaaaaaataaaaaatttaacgaAACGGGCTTGGGTTATTCTGGAGGTTGGGAAATACTCATAATTACAGTAGGACAAAATGTCTTAATTAGTTCCTTTCCATTATTAATGTGCATTAAAATCCTCTATCTCTTCATTCAATGGGAAGGCGGTGAGTTCCATGTCAGTATTAAATTGGAGGGGGGCCAGGTGAAAAACCATGAATGTCTTGACCTCTGTGTCCTCATGTTATTTAACTGcacaaaattgatttttcccaCTTTGTTCCAAAGGTAAATTCTGGAAAGACAAAATAGTACCCCCTTTGTTTCAGTGAGCACATGAGCAAACATGGTCTTATATGTATGTccacactcaagagaaaatgaaaCATCGTTCGAGAGCCTTCAACCCTTTCTGTTGCTGTGTAACGGGTCGGTGTTGTGTGGCTGATGAATTACGCCttccctttcaaaaaaaaaaaaaaaaccacgacTTGTTTTATCTTTCGAGAGTTTATACGAATCGTTCATCGTGTAGGATTTGTCGGGCAGAGTACTTATGTTGGAGAAGTCAAATTGGTTGAACCCAAACAACACTAATATGGTCATCTTCCTTTTACAGAAGTTAGTTTAATAGGTTGTAATATacattttccccttttttgctttttcaatGGGGCTTGTAAACATTGTGAGTTCATAGTCATGTCAAATCTCGAACCTAGGGTTTATGTTGTTCCTTGCGTGTGTGTTGTCCCCCATCCGAACCGTCCGTATTCGGCAATGGACGATTTAGATTTCATCTCGGTGGACGGCCAAGATCTATTTAACTAAGATGAAATCTAAGCCGTCCGTTGCTGAACACGGACAGCTCGAATGGGGACCCTAAGGGGACAACAGGAACCCCAAACCAAGTCAGAGGACCACCCAAATTGACGTTTTTATTGTGCTCAATGTCATCACCCATCTCGGCCAAATCCACTGaacatttcttctttttcaattttgggtGGGGGTAGGGGTTTATGTTTTGAGAAGAATCTTTTGCATGTGATTTTTGAGAAATACTACAGATCGATGATCTACTTGGTGACAGAGAGTTTTCTAAATTGGGAGGTTCATCTAACCATCCTCGGGTCAATGTAGCGGTGGCGCCGCCTATGtctaaaaaaactttttctaacGATTTTGAACTCAAGCAACTTAGTTCATTTATTAGCCTTTGATTAGTTGTGTCTTCTCTTGTTGGGATTTTTATTACTTTTGCCTTTTCCAGATTCacacaagacaaaaaaaatggcgGATTTTTCTATTAATCCTATTTGCAAACAAGAGCAGTGATAGCACATTGGTGACACTTGTGATTCTTTTGAAGCTAAAATATGACTGTCAATATTTGACTCCCTATTCCATTGTTTTCatacttattattttttaagtacttattttttattttacgagataagacattctctcataatatcaataaatagtaggagtactatttttcttagcggaacggggcctaaattgATTTACTTTGCACACAAATTCATGGTATTCGCTAGAGGCGtttaacgccccgatttttcaagaaatttcgaaaacattaaccctaaaatacactgaattttacaaactattaggcccctatttatccttatacaaaaattacaatttcaaaataatataaaaatctatgtacatttatatttaacaaaagcaactccagagcgactctagttttgacacgaattccaagcaacgttggcccaaACTCCATTCCAGGGGTctcacctgtatcaactgctccactgtggaatcctgcacactctggcaaattgaatgccgaagcaaacgatttgtcaggatacaaacgtatcttgagtgataattcaccaagtaaaaatcctaaaacccaataccacaatatgcagatcagcAATATAACAATTCATACTACACAGAAGGTATAAAATAAttacacatcgtctttttctttactatccatcatcttacatgtaatctaaggatcatctccacgagatcctttcctcccacatccactaactataATTCGTCTCATGGGActcatgagacggttatagttagtgagacgctaacgtatgatacgtcatgggaagtttctcttcgaggaataGAATGGATCCCATGAGACGGTTTcgtttccccccccccccaaccccactatttatactaatatacGAGGTCTTGCACATATAGTATTGGTCAATACACCAGACAGTAAAGTTAAGGTAATTTATGAACATCCTATTACAAATTTCTGAAGCCGCTACTGGTATTCACCGATTCCAGTATATGAAAAATACCCCATCTAAACAAATTAGGAAAATTACGAAGGCCTTGCGATTCCTCTGCCCCACGTTCTTTTGTCCGGCTGCAGAAAAAAATTGGATTCCGGCCAATTTGGAAAGAGACCACTGCTCCTTTAGAAAAAATGCCCGGAAAAGCTACAAatagtagtacatatatataaatttgCAAGGTGCCAGGAAACTGGTATTTTTAATATCTCCAAAAAAGCAGGACCAACACTGTGCGGTGGCAAGGCAATGTAGAGGAAAGAGGAAATAAAGTGAAACAAGTTTTGGCGTTTTCTTAATACGTGCTATTTGGAACCGCATAcaccttttttttgggtacgaAAAATGGGAGTTAGGTGTGGTACTCCACCACCCAAAAGGGAGTATTGCATGGTCACATAACGCCGCAGTTGTGCTACTTGCACGGATTTTTGTAAACATATCGTGCACATAAATCATTGTGGGGCTCATCTCGAGTTTTACAAATATGATTCAAACCGGtcatctttttttaaaatattttttcatggtttttgtaaaaaaaatcagctcgaacAGATATCGTAGAGGCTTTTTCGAAAATCATAGGGCAAAACATTCTACCGATATCTGTTCaggttgatttttttacagaaacccttaaaaaatcattttaagaaAGATAACCGATTTAGATCATCTTTGTAGAATCTGagatgagccccacaaaaaatgtaTGTGTATAATCTGTGTTAAAAAATCTGTGCCGAAAGGTTTACTAATCACGCTACAATGTGGAGGGAATTCCACCGCACTTATGTCAGGAGCCGAAGCTAAAATCTCACTACATGTGGACGGTGCTATAAGTATATTTAGCTTCAATACGCGACTATGAAGACTAGCAGCCAACCAGCTCATGAATTTGGACTTTGCTATGGAGACCGACGGTATGCACCGACCGTGCATACCGATGACACTTATCAATTGAGGTCTACCAAATGTGGTGAGGGCCCAACTAAGCTCAATTATTGGCCCAAACTCTTCCTACCCAAACCCAACCTGACCAGAACAGACGGCGCTGGCCCATTTTTCTCAATCGGGCTGGTATTGTACCAAGTAGGCCCGTCGATTGTGATGAGGATTTGATCAATCGCTTAGAgcattatttttcttctttttttttgtgtgtcagGCGATATACATCAACAGGATTAGTGGAGAGTGTTAGTGTTAGCGCAGGGTTCAGAGGCTATATCCATAGCCCTGACCCCCAAAGAACCTACCcgtgtggggctcgaacccaagacctttTACAAATGAGAGATAGAGACTTACCAACTGCATCAAACAGTGGTGCTTCAgaagtttttacttttctccAAACAGCGTGGTGgatgaaatcaaaatttaatgattttagcactccactTTCTTATACTTAGACTCCATAATCTGTCTTTAATTGCTTGTTGAAATCTGAGTGCAAAAATTATTACCCGTTCGATGTCCACATATTAATTGCTTCTTGTCCAAAGTCTGCATTCAAGTACTTATAGTAGTTTGGTGGGATTGAATTACTTTTTGGTGCTCATAGTAAGCGATCTTGGTTATTCTAAAGGCATATGTATAGTGCAGTTCCCTTTGTAGATGACTATGTAGTAATAAATATAATACTTTCTGACAGATGTATGGAGCGGTCTACTTGCATATAAATATAAGGGTTTTTCAATGTAtatccaaaaataaattaaaagaagtGTGATGTAATGGCACGGTTTggaccaaatttatttatttatttttaaaacattctaaTCTAACATATTTGGTTATCCTCTGACAGTTTCATTAACATTCTCGatcataatatattttttttaaggtaatTATTATTTTACGAAACTCTTAGTTTATAGGAGTAATAACACATATGTACATTTTTATACACGTACATGAACAGCTATTATGTATGTAAAATTT
This genomic window contains:
- the LOC131333228 gene encoding transcription factor EGL1-like, giving the protein MCWRMAKGAQNQQGVPENLRRQLAVAVRSVQWSYGIFWAMSTKQEGVLEWGDGYYNGEIRTRKTVPAMELKPDKMGLQRSEQLKELYECLLEGEESDQQANMPSAALSPDDLTDAEWYYLVCMSFVFNPGQGLPGRALANGQAIWLCNAHSADSKVFSRSLLAKSASIQTVICFPHLGGVIELGVTELVLEDPSLIQHIKTSLLEFSKPVCCEESSSGPSHRDDDADFMYANVDHEMVNTISLESFYSPAEDMGFDQEGLNDLEKNTQDNLTMGSPDECSNGCEHNHQTEDSFLLENVNDDFSNCVQVSMNSSDCISQVVVNQEKFISPPKGDKNKLKELQEGNDMKFGSLDIGTDDDLHYKRTLSAVLMRNSYRLLDNLFFHSWDYKSSFVSWKKGEIRNGHRPRVPQQMLKKILVDVPLLHGFSLKLKQESDRMSVQHALSDEGIENEKFLVLKSMIPATTKVDKATILGDTIEYLKELEGRVGELESCIDLAEHEARRKYPDEVEQISENNENRGIGNSKKPWINKRKACDIDETDPELSRVVPKDGPLFDMKVKIKEQEVLIELRCPSREYLLLDIIDAMNNLNLDAHTVQSSTIDGILTVTLQSKFRGAAVASARMIKQALSTVAG